Proteins found in one Crassostrea angulata isolate pt1a10 chromosome 3, ASM2561291v2, whole genome shotgun sequence genomic segment:
- the LOC128175994 gene encoding calmodulin-beta-like isoform X2: MADEEDVVNPYPGECLQEGDGFSYPKFKEKSEQTKECFDFIDHDKNGVIDKAELITVMRGIGLNPSEKDAEELIASTAETGKDTISWAVFDDMMNGPCKSEKLNKMNMLAMFLIFDNNKDGFVDATDFQKTMIILEQPFGEFETKLFIEEMDKKPQGKLNYKDFVTLMYGESYAE, from the exons ATGGCAGACGAGGAG GACGTGGTCAACCCGTACCCAGGGGAATGTTTGCAGGAGGGTGATGGTTTTAGCTATCCCAAATTTAAAGAGAAATCGGAACAAA CTAAAGAATGTTTTGACTTCATTGACCATGACAAAAATGGCGTCATTGACAAAGCGGAGCTTATCACAGTGATGCGAGGAATAGGACTCAATCCATCGGAGAAGGACGCAGAGGAGTTGATAGCATCTACGGCGGAAACtg gGAAGGACACTATTTCATGGGCAGTATTTGACGACATGATGAATGGCCCCTGTAAATCAGAAAAACTCAACAAGATGAATATGTTGGCAATGTTTCTTATCTTTGACAATAACAAAGATGGTTTCGTGGACGCCACTGATTTCCAGAAAACAATGATCATTTTGGAACAGCCCTTTGGTGAATTTGAGACTAAGCTTTTCATAGAAGAAATGGACAAGAAGCCCCAgggaaaattaaattacaaag ATTTTGTGACCTTGATGTACGGCGAAAGTTATGCAGAGTAA
- the LOC128175096 gene encoding neo-calmodulin-like, with amino-acid sequence MANKYQAKSPDFVDLGSVGIDFGEDEDSGGFEYHKLTDKQLKLCKECFEFFDKDHSGAIEKAELITVMRAVGLNPSKKDVEKMIKSVAEKGNESISWPVFQELLSSSWKSVKQSKLEMLASFHIFDINKDGYVDASELKKTLTSMGESLTEEEAEVLLRTADTNGDGKIDYKEFVNMICEF; translated from the exons ATGGCAAACAAATACCAAGCCAAGAGCCCG GATTTCGTCGACTTGGGTTCGGTTGGGATAGATTTCGGAGAGGATGAAGATTCGGGTGGATTTGAGTATCACAAGCTTACAGATAAACAGCTTAAAT TATGTAAAGAATGTTTCGAGTTCTTTGACAAGGACCACAGTGGCGCCATTGAGAAAGCCGAGCTGATCACGGTGATGCGAGCAGTAGGACTCAACCCGTCCAAAAAAGACGTGGAGAAAATGATCAAGTCAGTTGCAGAGAAGG GAAACGAGTCCATATCGTGGCCAGTATTTCAAGAACTACTCAGCAGCTCCTGGAAATCAGTGAAACAAAGTAAACTAGAAATGTTGGCCTCCTTCCACATATTTGACATCAACAAGGATGGTTACGTGGACGCCTCAGAATTGAAGAAGACCCTGACCAGTATGGGGGAGTCCCTCACTGAAGAAGAGGCTGAGGTTCTTCTAAGAACCGCGGACACGAATGGTGACGGGAAAATTGACTATAAAG AGTTCGTGAATATGATTTGCGAGTTTTGA
- the LOC128175994 gene encoding calmodulin-beta-like isoform X1 has protein sequence MADEEDVVNPYPGECLQEGDGFSYPKFKEKSEQIAKECFDFIDHDKNGVIDKAELITVMRGIGLNPSEKDAEELIASTAETGKDTISWAVFDDMMNGPCKSEKLNKMNMLAMFLIFDNNKDGFVDATDFQKTMIILEQPFGEFETKLFIEEMDKKPQGKLNYKDFVTLMYGESYAE, from the exons ATGGCAGACGAGGAG GACGTGGTCAACCCGTACCCAGGGGAATGTTTGCAGGAGGGTGATGGTTTTAGCTATCCCAAATTTAAAGAGAAATCGGAACAAA TAGCTAAAGAATGTTTTGACTTCATTGACCATGACAAAAATGGCGTCATTGACAAAGCGGAGCTTATCACAGTGATGCGAGGAATAGGACTCAATCCATCGGAGAAGGACGCAGAGGAGTTGATAGCATCTACGGCGGAAACtg gGAAGGACACTATTTCATGGGCAGTATTTGACGACATGATGAATGGCCCCTGTAAATCAGAAAAACTCAACAAGATGAATATGTTGGCAATGTTTCTTATCTTTGACAATAACAAAGATGGTTTCGTGGACGCCACTGATTTCCAGAAAACAATGATCATTTTGGAACAGCCCTTTGGTGAATTTGAGACTAAGCTTTTCATAGAAGAAATGGACAAGAAGCCCCAgggaaaattaaattacaaag ATTTTGTGACCTTGATGTACGGCGAAAGTTATGCAGAGTAA